CGCAGATCACGGTATTCGAACGCAGGCTCGGGTCCTGGCAGATTGCCGTCAGCCGGGACTGCTTCGGGACCGACCAGTTGCGCGCGGCCTATGACGCCTGTGCCACGTGCTGGGATCGCAAGATCGGACGGCTCGGCTTTCCCTCCGCATACCGCGACCTGCTGGGCCAGTTGGCGGCCGGTTTGAACGAAGGCGACGAGATGCCTGTGAAGGTGCTTGATTGCGGCGTCGGCACTGGTGCCATGTCGCTGGCGCTGGCAAGGGAAATGCCGCGAGCGTTCGACCTGGCGGTAGTCGACATCTCGCCGGTCATGCTGCAGGAGGCATCCGCCAACCTGGCGGGCGCCGGGATCGGTTGCCGGGCGGAGCTCGCCGACATCTCGGCGCTGCCGTTCGACAATCACAGCTATGATTTCGTGATGTGCGCGCACGCGCTTGAACATCTCGCAAAACCCGAAACGGCACTTGCGGAAATGTGCAGGGTTCTGAAACCCGGCGGCAGCCTTTTGCTGGTGACAACCCGCAAGTCACTCCTTGGAACGTTCGTCCAGTTGAAGTGGCGGACGCACCGGTTCGACGCGGCGATGGTGCAGCAGCAGCTCCAGCAGCGCGGCCTGGATCAATTGACGACACTGCAGGTTGGCGCGGGACGCTGGACCCGGTTCTGGAGCACGGCCGTCGTCGGCCGCAAGCCTGCCGATAGAGAAAATGCGGCGCCCGGCATCGCAATGGCCGCAGCCTGACGCCCGACATGATAGGAAAGAAAGACCATGACCATCACCTGGACCAATGACATGACACCCACGACCCGGTTCTGGGACAAGATCTCTGAGAAATATGCAGCCTCGCCGATCAAGGATCAGGGCGCCTACGAAAAGACGCTCGCGCGCACCGTGGAACATCTGGGGCCAATGGATGACGTCCTGGAACTCGGCTGTGGCACCGGCTCCACGGCGCTTCTTCTGGCCGGCAACGTCTCGTCCTATCTGGCGACGGACTTTGCACCCGGCATGATCCGCATCGCCGACGGGAAGCTTGTCGCGGCAAGAGAGGAAAACAACGTTTCGGCCGGGCTCCGCTTTGCGGTGGCCGATGCCTTCAGCGAAGAGGTCGATAACGGCAAGGGGTATGACGCCATCCTCGGCTTCAACTTTCTGCACCTGGTGGAAAATCCCGAAGACCTGCTTGCCCGCGTCCATGGCCTCCTGAAGCCGGGCGGCCTGTTTATTTCAAAAACCGTCTGCCTCGGCGACAAGGCCTGGCTGTTCGTGCCGATGATCAAGGTGATGCAGCTTTTCGGCAAGGCTCCGTTCGTGCGCTCCTATACCTTTGCCACGGTCGAAGACCTGATCGGAAAGGCCGGTTTCGACATCATTGAAACCGGCACCTATCCGGAACCGCGCAGCCGCTTCGTCGTTGCCCGAAAGATCTAGGCGGAAGTCTCATTCAAGAGGCTGTACCCGAGGGTAGGGTCTCCTCCGGACAGCGGCCGCAATTCCTCCAACCTCCACTGTCACCCGGGGTGAACAACGTGAGACGCGGGGCCGGGGAACGACCGTTTTGGGGGAAGGCGCGCGCAATAACCGCCAGCACCTATGGCTCTCCGATCCCGGCTCGCGCTGCGCTTGGCCGGGATGACGGTGGATAATGCAGGGGCGGAACGGCTTGGAGCACGATTGCCGACGGAGTGCTTCGAACGATAGCGACGAGCGCTAGTCCTGT
This region of uncultured Roseibium sp. genomic DNA includes:
- a CDS encoding class I SAM-dependent methyltransferase; translated protein: MTPEQNAPQITVFERRLGSWQIAVSRDCFGTDQLRAAYDACATCWDRKIGRLGFPSAYRDLLGQLAAGLNEGDEMPVKVLDCGVGTGAMSLALAREMPRAFDLAVVDISPVMLQEASANLAGAGIGCRAELADISALPFDNHSYDFVMCAHALEHLAKPETALAEMCRVLKPGGSLLLVTTRKSLLGTFVQLKWRTHRFDAAMVQQQLQQRGLDQLTTLQVGAGRWTRFWSTAVVGRKPADRENAAPGIAMAAA
- a CDS encoding class I SAM-dependent methyltransferase, with the protein product MTITWTNDMTPTTRFWDKISEKYAASPIKDQGAYEKTLARTVEHLGPMDDVLELGCGTGSTALLLAGNVSSYLATDFAPGMIRIADGKLVAAREENNVSAGLRFAVADAFSEEVDNGKGYDAILGFNFLHLVENPEDLLARVHGLLKPGGLFISKTVCLGDKAWLFVPMIKVMQLFGKAPFVRSYTFATVEDLIGKAGFDIIETGTYPEPRSRFVVARKI